A single window of Rhizobium sp. SL42 DNA harbors:
- the prfB gene encoding peptide chain release factor 2 (programmed frameshift) translates to MRNEIENVVDEIKQAISLLRRHLDWDQAVRRLDWLNNKSEDPNLWNDAQEAQKLMRERQQLEDSINGVRRFEQQMKDNIELIEMGEEEGDESIVKDAEDQLKLLKTEAARRQVEAMLSGEADSNDTYIEVHSGAGGTESQDWANMLLRMYIRWAEKQGFKVEVLEVHDGEEAGIKSATVHIKGHNAYGWMKTESGVHRLVRISPYDSNARRHTSFSSVWVYPVVDDSIQIDINESDCRIDTYRSSGAGGQHVNTTDSAVRITHIPTGIVVQCQQERSQHKNKAKAWDMLRARMYEAELKKREDAANVEAASKTDIGWGHQIRSYVLQPYQLVKDLRTGVESTDPDYVLNGGLNEFMEAALAHRISGKADAVSDID, encoded by the exons ATGCGTAATGAAATCGAGAATGTAGTCGACGAAATCAAGCAGGCCATAAGCCTGCTGAGGAGGCATCTT GACTGGGATCAGGCGGTAAGACGACTGGACTGGTTGAACAACAAGTCGGAGGATCCAAACCTCTGGAACGATGCCCAGGAAGCCCAGAAGCTGATGCGCGAGCGCCAGCAGCTGGAGGACAGCATCAATGGCGTCCGACGTTTCGAACAGCAGATGAAAGACAATATCGAGCTGATCGAAATGGGCGAGGAAGAGGGCGACGAAAGCATCGTCAAGGATGCCGAGGACCAGCTGAAGCTGCTCAAGACCGAAGCCGCGCGCCGTCAGGTCGAGGCCATGCTGTCTGGCGAAGCCGACAGCAACGACACCTATATCGAAGTGCATTCCGGCGCCGGCGGCACCGAGTCGCAGGACTGGGCCAACATGCTGTTGCGCATGTATATCCGCTGGGCCGAAAAGCAGGGCTTCAAGGTCGAGGTTCTCGAAGTGCATGACGGCGAAGAAGCCGGCATCAAGTCGGCGACGGTACATATCAAGGGCCACAACGCCTATGGCTGGATGAAGACCGAATCGGGTGTGCATCGCCTGGTGCGCATCTCGCCCTACGATTCGAATGCCCGCCGCCACACCTCGTTCTCGAGCGTTTGGGTCTATCCGGTTGTCGATGATTCGATCCAGATCGACATCAATGAAAGCGACTGCCGTATCGACACCTATCGTTCGTCCGGCGCCGGCGGCCAGCACGTCAACACCACCGACTCGGCCGTGCGCATCACGCATATCCCGACCGGTATCGTCGTGCAGTGCCAGCAGGAACGCTCTCAGCACAAGAACAAGGCCAAGGCCTGGGACATGCTGCGTGCCCGCATGTACGAAGCCGAGTTGAAGAAGCGCGAAGATGCGGCCAATGTCGAAGCCGCTTCGAAGACGGATATCGGCTGGGGTCACCAGATTCGGTCCTACGTCCTGCAGCCCTACCAGCTGGTCAAGGACCTGCGCACCGGCGTTGAAAGCACGGATCCGGACTATGTCCTGAATGGTGGCCTGAACGAATTCATGGAAGCAGCGCTCGCCCACCGCATCAGCGGCAAGGCGGATGCGGTCTCCGATATCGACTGA
- a CDS encoding multidrug effflux MFS transporter, producing MSEKTTASLPIVLGLLTAVGLFAIDMYLPSLPEIGKALNADDSAVQASLISFFVAMGLSQLIYGPVSDMIGRKKPLYFGLALFALAGVGCALAPSIEWLIAFRALQGVGACAGAVLCRAIVRDLLTGVAAAHLMSRLMLVFSVSPILAPLAGSLVTTVGSWRAIFWVMVAAAGLGIVLVATLLPETRSAEARSQSSFKSAIASYGTLLRDPHYLGLVFIASFGMSSYMIYVANSSFVLIDHYGLSPRLYSVVFSMNAISFIGASQMNGRLSRRFGLKRLIRTAVAGFALASLTLFALFQLGLGSLPLMCVLLFVAYGFLGMVIPTSAVLALDGHGKIAGTASALMGTLQFVTASSVIGIATVFADGTALPMVTTVAACAVAVLLLATFTLREKPAPAPAPEAISEYP from the coding sequence ATGTCTGAAAAAACAACTGCTTCGCTGCCGATCGTGCTCGGTCTCCTGACCGCAGTCGGCCTCTTTGCCATCGACATGTACCTGCCCTCGCTGCCGGAAATCGGCAAAGCGCTAAATGCCGACGACAGCGCCGTGCAGGCCAGCCTGATTTCCTTCTTCGTCGCCATGGGCCTGTCGCAGCTGATCTACGGACCCGTGTCCGACATGATCGGCCGCAAGAAGCCACTCTATTTCGGGCTGGCACTGTTTGCTCTCGCCGGTGTCGGCTGCGCGCTTGCGCCGAGCATCGAATGGCTGATTGCCTTCCGCGCCCTGCAGGGCGTCGGCGCCTGCGCCGGTGCCGTGCTGTGTCGGGCCATCGTGCGCGACCTGCTGACCGGGGTCGCCGCCGCACATCTGATGTCGCGGCTTATGCTGGTGTTCAGCGTCTCGCCGATCCTCGCCCCGCTTGCCGGCAGCCTGGTGACGACGGTCGGAAGCTGGCGGGCGATCTTCTGGGTGATGGTCGCAGCGGCCGGTCTCGGCATCGTGCTGGTGGCGACGCTCCTGCCCGAAACACGCTCAGCGGAGGCACGTAGCCAGAGCAGCTTCAAAAGCGCGATTGCCAGCTACGGGACGCTTTTGCGCGACCCGCACTATCTCGGGCTGGTATTCATCGCCTCCTTCGGCATGTCGAGCTACATGATCTATGTCGCCAACTCGTCCTTCGTGCTGATCGACCACTACGGCCTGTCGCCCAGGCTCTACAGCGTGGTCTTCTCGATGAACGCGATCTCGTTCATCGGCGCCTCGCAGATGAACGGCCGGCTGTCGCGGCGGTTTGGGCTCAAACGCTTGATCCGGACGGCGGTTGCCGGCTTCGCGCTGGCCTCGCTGACCTTGTTTGCGCTGTTCCAGCTGGGCCTCGGCAGCCTGCCACTGATGTGCGTCCTGCTGTTCGTCGCCTATGGCTTCCTCGGCATGGTCATCCCAACCTCCGCCGTCCTGGCACTCGACGGTCACGGCAAGATCGCCGGCACGGCCTCTGCCCTGATGGGCACGCTGCAATTCGTCACGGCATCAAGCGTGATCGGGATTGCCACCGTCTTCGCCGACGGCACGGCGCTGCCGATGGTCACCACGGTCGCCGCTTGCGCCGTGGCGGTGCTTCTGCTTGCAACATTTACGCTGCGGGAAAAGCCGGCGCCAGCGCCAGCGCCTGAGGCAATTAGCGAATATCCTTAG
- a CDS encoding TetR/AcrR family transcriptional regulator: MDTRTHAPNLSAPESGPRTKRDAIIDAAAAIFSESGYQSASIDAIAVRADVSRQTVYNQIGDKEKVFKAVVAEVTQRSSAGFFSVLETFPDQPTHLEDDLVGFAARLLRVAVCEPNGRWLLRLLSLEGGRHPELFTSWREYGPGRKHPAMAARFAQLAHAGYLDVEDPSLAARQFMALIMSDVRSDLQLGIPIPETELDGLARNAVRTFLRAFARRR, from the coding sequence ATGGATACAAGAACGCATGCCCCGAACCTGTCCGCACCGGAAAGCGGCCCACGCACCAAGCGCGATGCCATCATCGATGCGGCCGCGGCGATTTTTTCCGAAAGCGGATATCAGAGCGCCAGCATCGACGCGATTGCGGTGCGGGCCGATGTGTCTCGCCAGACGGTCTACAACCAGATCGGCGACAAGGAAAAAGTCTTCAAGGCTGTGGTCGCCGAGGTGACGCAGCGGTCCAGTGCCGGCTTCTTCTCGGTGCTGGAGACCTTTCCCGACCAGCCGACCCATCTGGAGGATGATCTGGTCGGGTTCGCCGCGCGCCTGCTGCGCGTTGCAGTCTGCGAGCCCAATGGTCGCTGGCTTCTGCGCCTGCTGTCGCTGGAGGGCGGGCGTCATCCCGAACTGTTCACCTCATGGCGCGAATACGGGCCGGGCCGCAAGCACCCCGCGATGGCGGCCCGTTTTGCCCAGCTGGCCCATGCCGGATATCTGGATGTGGAGGACCCGTCGCTTGCTGCCCGCCAGTTCATGGCGCTGATCATGTCTGATGTGCGCTCAGACCTGCAATTGGGCATTCCGATCCCGGAGACCGAGCTGGATGGCCTGGCGCGCAATGCCGTCAGGACCTTCCTGCGCGCCTTCGCCAGGCGCCGATAG
- a CDS encoding NAD kinase has product MSRSFRSLSFIASNTDEAQASRDELIRIYGHVAPTEADVIVALGGDGFMLQTLHDTMNSGKMIYGMNRGSVGFLMNDFSTERLHERIAQAVENDFHPLQMTTSNADGSISYALAINEVSLFRQSYQAAKLRVVIDGQVRLEELICDGLMVATPVGSTAYNLSAHGPILPLEAPLLALTPVSAFRPRRWRGALLPNKAKVVLEVLEPEKRPVNAVADHTEVKSVLRVEVEQSEDTTAHILSDPDRSWSDRILAEQFAN; this is encoded by the coding sequence ATGTCTCGATCGTTCCGGTCACTGTCGTTCATCGCCTCCAATACGGATGAAGCGCAGGCTTCGCGCGACGAACTGATTCGCATCTATGGCCATGTCGCACCAACCGAAGCTGATGTCATCGTGGCGCTCGGCGGAGACGGCTTCATGCTGCAGACGCTGCATGACACGATGAACAGCGGCAAGATGATCTACGGGATGAACCGCGGCTCGGTCGGTTTCCTGATGAATGACTTTTCCACAGAACGGCTGCATGAGCGCATCGCGCAGGCGGTGGAGAATGATTTCCACCCGCTGCAGATGACCACCAGCAATGCCGACGGCTCGATTTCCTATGCATTGGCCATCAACGAGGTCTCGCTGTTCAGACAATCCTACCAGGCGGCCAAGCTTCGCGTCGTGATCGATGGCCAGGTTCGACTTGAGGAACTGATCTGCGATGGACTGATGGTGGCGACCCCGGTCGGGTCGACGGCCTACAATCTCTCGGCCCATGGGCCGATCCTGCCGCTGGAGGCGCCGCTCCTTGCGCTGACGCCGGTCAGCGCCTTCCGGCCCAGGCGCTGGCGCGGCGCGCTTTTGCCAAACAAGGCAAAGGTGGTGCTGGAAGTGCTGGAGCCGGAAAAGCGGCCGGTGAATGCGGTTGCCGATCACACCGAGGTCAAGTCCGTGCTCAGGGTGGAAGTGGAACAGTCGGAGGACACCACGGCTCACATCCTGTCGGATCCCGATCGCTCCTGGTCGGACAGAATTCTCGCCGAACAGTTTGCCAATTGA
- a CDS encoding metal-dependent hydrolase family protein → MPVRFGRKYRKLIEPDTCKCCDPSLQALTNRMNADLSRRGFFVGAGAVFAAAGLSSISGPAKAQTSQTAQSPGILFENVRIFDGVSASLSAPSSVLVVGNTIKTIASADIPVPADIAITRIAGGGRTLMPGLIDAHTHIMFASVPQIAILTSDIGFINVAAVKEANDTLMRGFTSIRDMGGPSFGLKRGIDAGLATGPRIWPSGAFISQTGGHGDFRLPNELPAPPGDFSFSERTGAAAIADDPSVVRKRAREQLALGASQIKLMAGGGVSSSYDPLDVTQFTLEEMQAGVIAAENWGTYATVHAYTPKAVQQAINAGVRCIEHGNLLDDATVALMAEKGLWWCLQPFLDDQDATPFPEGSANRKKQIEMFSGTDNAYELAKKYKIKTGWGSDTLFDAKVASRQGAQLAKLTRWYKPAEVLKMATADNGELLALSGLRSPYEGKLGVVQEGALADLLLVDGDPLDNISLIEDPAQNFVIIVKDGRIHKNTIG, encoded by the coding sequence ATGCCTGTACGCTTTGGGCGCAAATACAGAAAGCTGATCGAACCCGATACCTGCAAATGCTGCGACCCAAGTCTGCAGGCCCTTACAAACCGGATGAACGCTGATCTGTCACGACGCGGCTTCTTCGTGGGCGCCGGCGCGGTCTTTGCCGCGGCCGGGCTGTCGAGCATTTCCGGCCCTGCCAAGGCCCAGACAAGCCAGACGGCTCAATCCCCGGGCATTCTGTTCGAGAATGTGCGCATCTTCGACGGGGTATCGGCGAGCTTGTCGGCGCCATCCAGCGTGCTTGTCGTCGGCAATACGATCAAGACGATCGCAAGCGCCGACATACCGGTGCCTGCCGATATCGCGATCACCCGGATTGCCGGTGGCGGTCGAACCCTGATGCCCGGACTGATCGATGCCCATACCCACATCATGTTCGCCTCGGTTCCGCAGATTGCGATCCTGACATCCGATATCGGCTTCATCAACGTCGCGGCGGTCAAGGAAGCCAATGACACACTGATGCGCGGCTTCACGTCGATCCGCGATATGGGCGGACCGTCGTTCGGCCTCAAACGCGGCATTGACGCCGGACTGGCCACGGGACCACGCATCTGGCCGTCAGGCGCCTTCATATCCCAGACCGGCGGGCACGGCGATTTCCGCCTGCCGAACGAATTGCCCGCGCCGCCCGGCGACTTTTCGTTCAGCGAAAGGACCGGGGCTGCGGCCATTGCCGACGACCCTTCCGTCGTCCGGAAGCGCGCACGCGAACAACTGGCGCTCGGTGCATCGCAGATCAAGCTGATGGCCGGCGGCGGCGTCTCATCTTCCTATGACCCGCTCGACGTGACCCAATTCACGCTGGAGGAGATGCAGGCAGGCGTCATCGCGGCGGAAAACTGGGGCACCTATGCAACGGTGCATGCCTACACGCCGAAAGCGGTGCAGCAGGCCATCAATGCCGGTGTGCGCTGTATCGAACACGGCAACCTGTTGGATGATGCGACCGTCGCACTGATGGCGGAAAAAGGCCTATGGTGGTGCCTGCAACCTTTCCTCGACGATCAGGATGCGACGCCGTTTCCGGAAGGGTCCGCCAACAGGAAAAAGCAGATCGAAATGTTCAGCGGCACGGACAATGCCTATGAACTTGCGAAGAAATACAAGATCAAGACGGGATGGGGCAGCGATACGCTTTTCGACGCCAAGGTGGCAAGTCGCCAGGGCGCGCAGCTGGCCAAGCTGACCCGCTGGTACAAGCCCGCCGAGGTCCTCAAAATGGCGACCGCCGACAATGGCGAACTGCTGGCCCTGTCAGGGCTGCGCAGCCCGTACGAGGGTAAACTCGGCGTCGTTCAGGAAGGTGCGCTCGCCGACCTGCTGCTGGTCGATGGCGACCCACTCGACAATATCAGCTTGATCGAGGATCCGGCGCAAAACTTCGTCATCATCGTCAAGGATGGCAGGATCCACAAGAACACGATCGGCTAG
- a CDS encoding alkylphosphonate utilization protein → MEVRDSNGTVLNEGDNVTLIKDLKVKGTSDTLKRGTMIKGIHLTDNEDEVECRHAKIRGLVLRTEFLKKA, encoded by the coding sequence ATGGAAGTCCGCGATTCAAATGGAACGGTTCTCAATGAGGGTGATAACGTCACGCTGATCAAGGATCTCAAGGTCAAGGGCACGTCCGATACGCTGAAGCGCGGCACGATGATCAAGGGCATTCACCTGACCGACAATGAAGACGAAGTCGAATGCCGCCATGCCAAGATCAGGGGCCTGGTGCTGCGCACCGAGTTTCTCAAGAAGGCCTGA
- the rlmB gene encoding 23S rRNA (guanosine(2251)-2'-O)-methyltransferase RlmB, whose translation MAKDTPDDKSSRDTHYATLRRQVRDAKRERGEIPTPQPQKRRKSNADWTPPPIAPDQVHLYGLHTVRAALDNPERKLIKLSATQNALVRLEIESVAALGFPVEMVTPQDLDKILGPEAIHQGVMLETRPLPVRRLEALKESPLLLVLDQVTDPHNVGAIMRSAVAFGAGAVITTMRHSPTESGVLAKSASGALEMIPYIQITNLSDALAELHKLGFFSIGLDSDGPQPMESSLTGDKIALVLGSEGKGLRQKTRDTVSALARLDMPGEIKSLNVSNAAAIALYATRQHLAK comes from the coding sequence ATGGCTAAAGACACTCCCGACGACAAATCCTCCCGCGACACCCACTATGCTACGCTGCGCCGCCAGGTGCGCGATGCAAAGCGCGAGCGTGGCGAAATTCCAACCCCGCAGCCGCAGAAGCGACGCAAGAGCAATGCCGACTGGACGCCGCCGCCGATAGCGCCCGACCAGGTGCATCTCTACGGCCTGCATACCGTGCGTGCCGCCCTCGACAATCCCGAGCGCAAGCTGATCAAGCTGTCGGCAACGCAGAACGCGCTGGTTCGGCTCGAAATCGAATCGGTGGCGGCCCTCGGCTTCCCGGTCGAGATGGTCACGCCGCAGGATCTGGACAAGATCCTCGGGCCGGAAGCCATTCATCAGGGCGTCATGCTCGAAACCCGTCCCCTGCCCGTGCGCCGGCTGGAAGCGCTTAAGGAAAGCCCGCTGCTTCTGGTGCTCGACCAGGTTACCGATCCGCACAATGTCGGCGCGATCATGCGTTCGGCGGTCGCGTTCGGCGCCGGCGCCGTGATCACCACCATGCGGCACAGCCCGACCGAATCCGGCGTGCTGGCAAAATCGGCATCGGGGGCGCTCGAAATGATCCCCTATATCCAGATCACCAATCTATCGGATGCACTGGCTGAACTGCACAAGCTCGGCTTCTTTTCCATCGGCCTTGATTCGGACGGCCCGCAACCGATGGAGAGTAGCCTGACCGGTGACAAGATCGCCCTGGTCCTGGGCTCCGAAGGCAAGGGCCTCAGGCAGAAGACGCGCGATACGGTTTCGGCACTGGCCCGTCTCGACATGCCGGGAGAAATCAAGTCGCTCAACGTCTCCAATGCGGCGGCGATCGCGCTCTATGCCACGCGCCAGCATCTGGCAAAATAA
- the tuf gene encoding elongation factor Tu, with protein sequence MAKSKFERNKPHVNIGTIGHVDHGKTSLTAAITKYFGEFKAYDQIDAAPEEKARGITISTAHVEYETPNRHYAHVDCPGHADYVKNMITGAAQMDGAILVCSAADGPMPQTREHILLARQVGVPAIVVFLNKVDQVDDEELLELVELEVRELLSSYDFPGDDIPFVKGSALAALNDSNKTIGEDAVRALMAAVDEYIPTPERPIDQPFLMPIEDVFSISGRGTVVTGRVERGIVKVGEEVEFVGIRATKKTTVTGVEMFRKLLDQGQAGDNIGALVRGIQRDDVERGQILCKPGSVKPHKKFMAEAYILTKEEGGRHTPFFTNYRPQFYFRTTDVTGIVSLPEGTEMVMPGDNVTVQVELIVPIAMEEKLRFAIREGGRTVGAGIVASIIE encoded by the coding sequence ATGGCAAAGAGTAAGTTTGAGCGCAACAAGCCGCACGTCAACATCGGCACGATCGGCCACGTCGACCACGGCAAGACGTCTCTGACGGCTGCGATCACCAAGTATTTCGGTGAATTCAAGGCCTACGATCAGATCGACGCCGCTCCGGAAGAAAAGGCACGTGGCATCACCATTTCGACGGCACACGTCGAGTATGAGACGCCGAACCGCCACTACGCCCACGTTGACTGCCCCGGCCACGCCGACTACGTCAAGAACATGATCACCGGTGCAGCCCAGATGGACGGCGCGATCCTGGTTTGCTCGGCTGCCGACGGCCCGATGCCGCAGACCCGCGAGCACATCCTGCTCGCCCGTCAGGTTGGCGTTCCGGCGATCGTTGTCTTCCTCAACAAGGTTGACCAGGTCGACGACGAAGAACTGCTGGAACTGGTCGAACTGGAAGTTCGCGAACTTCTGTCGTCCTACGACTTCCCGGGCGACGACATTCCGTTCGTCAAGGGTTCGGCTCTTGCCGCCCTGAACGACAGCAACAAGACGATCGGCGAAGACGCCGTGCGCGCGCTGATGGCGGCTGTTGACGAATACATCCCGACGCCTGAGCGTCCGATCGACCAGCCGTTCCTGATGCCGATCGAAGACGTGTTCTCGATCTCGGGTCGTGGTACGGTTGTGACCGGCCGCGTCGAGCGTGGCATCGTCAAGGTTGGTGAAGAAGTCGAGTTCGTCGGCATCCGCGCCACCAAGAAGACGACGGTTACGGGCGTTGAAATGTTCCGCAAGCTGCTCGATCAGGGCCAGGCTGGCGACAACATCGGTGCGCTGGTTCGTGGTATTCAGCGTGACGACGTCGAGCGTGGTCAGATCCTGTGCAAGCCGGGTTCGGTCAAGCCGCACAAGAAGTTCATGGCAGAAGCCTACATCCTGACGAAGGAAGAAGGCGGCCGTCATACGCCGTTCTTCACGAACTACCGTCCGCAGTTCTACTTCCGCACGACGGACGTGACCGGCATCGTGTCGCTTCCGGAAGGCACGGAAATGGTTATGCCTGGCGACAACGTCACGGTTCAGGTTGAGCTGATCGTTCCGATCGCGATGGAAGAAAAGCTGCGCTTCGCAATCCGCGAAGGCGGCCGTACCGTCGGCGCCGGCATCGTTGCCTCGATCATCGAGTAA
- a CDS encoding pentapeptide repeat-containing protein — MIRIHNAALPASEFEDANLSGSRFIDVNLEEAVFSDVNLDNVLISDARAYHATFRKTSMESATFENIDMRSVALRHVDLDGASIRFASLVNLSIAECDLRGMSINGYLVTDLLKLVEMPHSNEEMEE; from the coding sequence ATGATTCGTATCCACAATGCCGCCCTGCCCGCCTCTGAATTCGAAGACGCCAACCTCAGCGGGTCGCGGTTCATCGACGTCAATCTGGAAGAAGCCGTGTTCAGCGACGTCAACCTCGACAATGTGCTGATCAGCGATGCGCGAGCCTATCATGCGACATTCCGCAAGACTTCGATGGAAAGCGCCACATTCGAGAATATAGACATGCGCTCGGTGGCGCTGCGGCATGTCGACCTCGACGGTGCTTCCATCCGCTTCGCCAGCCTGGTCAATCTGTCGATCGCCGAATGTGACCTGCGGGGCATGAGCATCAACGGCTATCTCGTGACGGATCTGCTGAAGCTGGTGGAGATGCCGCACTCCAACGAGGAGATGGAGGAATAA
- the secE gene encoding preprotein translocase subunit SecE has protein sequence MASKSNPFAFLQQVRSETSKVTWPSRRETVISTLMVLAMVVFAALFFFGADQLIGWLLSLVLSLGN, from the coding sequence ATGGCATCCAAGTCTAATCCATTCGCGTTTCTGCAGCAGGTGCGCTCCGAGACGTCCAAAGTCACGTGGCCCTCGCGTCGCGAGACGGTGATTTCGACGCTCATGGTTCTGGCGATGGTCGTTTTCGCCGCGCTGTTTTTCTTCGGCGCTGACCAGCTCATCGGCTGGCTTCTCAGCCTTGTGCTGAGCCTCGGCAACTAA
- the nusG gene encoding transcription termination/antitermination protein NusG has translation MAARWYIVHAYSNFEKKVAEDIENKARQKGLTHLFEKILVPTEKVVEVRRGRKVDSERKFFPGYVMVRANLTDEAYHLIKNTPKVTGFLGSDNKPVPIPDFEAERILGQVQEGVERPKSSVTFEIGEQVRVSDGPFASFNGVVQDVDEERSRLKVEVSIFGRATPVELEYAQVEKV, from the coding sequence ATGGCGGCACGTTGGTATATCGTCCACGCATACTCGAATTTTGAAAAGAAGGTCGCTGAGGACATTGAGAACAAGGCCCGTCAGAAGGGTCTCACTCACTTGTTCGAAAAGATCCTCGTCCCGACCGAAAAGGTCGTCGAGGTTCGTCGCGGCCGCAAGGTTGATAGCGAACGCAAGTTCTTCCCGGGCTATGTCATGGTCCGGGCGAATCTGACGGACGAAGCCTATCACCTGATCAAGAATACCCCGAAGGTTACGGGTTTCCTCGGATCCGACAACAAGCCGGTTCCGATCCCTGATTTCGAAGCCGAGCGCATCCTGGGCCAGGTCCAGGAGGGTGTTGAGCGTCCGAAGTCTTCCGTTACCTTCGAGATCGGCGAACAGGTTCGCGTCTCCGATGGTCCGTTCGCGTCGTTCAACGGCGTTGTTCAGGATGTCGATGAAGAGCGTTCGCGTCTCAAGGTGGAGGTCTCCATCTTCGGTCGCGCGACCCCTGTCGAACTGGAATACGCTCAGGTCGAAAAGGTCTGA
- the rplK gene encoding 50S ribosomal protein L11, with protein MAKKVAGQLKLQVKAGSANPSPPIGPALGQRGVNIMEFCKAFNAATQEMEKGMPIPVVITYYQDKSFTFVMKQPPVTYWLKKEAKITSGSKTPGKGAKVGTITKAQVRAIAEGKMKDLNAADVDGAMAMVEGSARSMGLEVVA; from the coding sequence ATGGCTAAGAAAGTTGCAGGCCAGCTCAAGCTTCAGGTCAAGGCAGGATCGGCTAACCCGTCCCCGCCAATTGGCCCGGCGCTTGGTCAGCGTGGCGTTAACATCATGGAATTCTGCAAGGCGTTCAATGCCGCCACGCAGGAAATGGAAAAGGGTATGCCGATCCCGGTCGTCATCACCTATTACCAGGACAAGTCCTTCACCTTCGTCATGAAGCAGCCGCCGGTTACCTACTGGCTGAAGAAGGAAGCAAAGATCACCTCCGGTTCCAAGACGCCGGGCAAGGGTGCGAAGGTCGGTACCATCACCAAGGCTCAGGTCCGTGCGATCGCCGAAGGTAAGATGAAGGATCTGAACGCAGCCGACGTCGACGGCGCAATGGCAATGGTCGAGGGCTCTGCCCGCTCCATGGGCCTGGAAGTGGTGGCTTAA
- the rplA gene encoding 50S ribosomal protein L1, whose protein sequence is MAKLAKRIQKIREGVDPTKLVALSEAISMVKERAVAKFDETVEIAMNLGVDPRHADQMVRGVVNLPNGTGRDVRVAVFARGAKADEAKAAGADIVGAEDLVEIVQGGKIDFDRCIATPDMMPLVGRLGKVLGPRGMMPNPKVGTVTMDVAGAVKASKGGAVEFRVEKAGIIHAGIGKASFDAKALEENIKAFADAVVKAKPAGAKGNYVKRVAISSTMGPGVKIDPSTVTV, encoded by the coding sequence ATGGCAAAGCTTGCAAAGCGTATTCAGAAGATCCGCGAAGGCGTAGATCCGACCAAACTCGTTGCTCTTTCCGAAGCCATCTCGATGGTCAAGGAACGTGCGGTTGCCAAGTTCGACGAAACCGTCGAAATCGCAATGAACCTCGGTGTTGACCCGCGTCATGCCGACCAGATGGTTCGTGGCGTTGTCAACCTGCCGAACGGCACCGGCCGTGACGTTCGCGTTGCTGTTTTCGCACGTGGCGCCAAGGCTGACGAAGCCAAGGCCGCAGGCGCAGACATCGTCGGCGCCGAAGACCTCGTCGAAATCGTCCAGGGCGGCAAGATCGACTTCGATCGTTGCATCGCGACCCCGGACATGATGCCGCTCGTCGGTCGTCTCGGTAAGGTTCTCGGCCCGCGTGGCATGATGCCGAACCCGAAGGTCGGTACCGTGACCATGGACGTCGCTGGCGCCGTCAAGGCATCCAAGGGCGGTGCTGTCGAGTTCCGCGTCGAGAAGGCTGGTATCATCCATGCCGGTATCGGCAAGGCTTCCTTCGACGCCAAGGCGCTCGAAGAAAACATCAAGGCCTTTGCTGACGCCGTCGTCAAGGCAAAGCCGGCTGGCGCCAAGGGTAACTACGTCAAGCGCGTAGCGATCTCCTCGACCATGGGGCCGGGCGTCAAGATCGATCCGTCGACGGTTACGGTTTAA
- the rplJ gene encoding 50S ribosomal protein L10: MERAEKREFVTELNEVFKASGSVVVAHYAGVTVAQMNDFRSKMRAAGGTVKVAKNRLAKIALQGTEAEGITDLFKGQTLIAFSNDPITAPKVVMDFAKTNDKIVVLGGAMGTTTLTADAVKSLATLPSLDELRAKLLGMIQTPATRIAGVVQAPAAQLARVFAAYAKKDEAA; the protein is encoded by the coding sequence GTGGAAAGAGCGGAAAAACGCGAATTCGTCACAGAACTGAACGAAGTCTTCAAGGCTTCCGGTTCGGTTGTTGTGGCCCACTATGCTGGTGTCACGGTTGCGCAGATGAACGATTTTCGTTCGAAGATGCGCGCTGCTGGCGGCACCGTCAAAGTCGCGAAGAACCGCCTGGCCAAGATCGCTCTTCAGGGCACGGAAGCCGAAGGGATCACCGATCTCTTCAAGGGTCAGACGCTGATTGCATTCAGCAATGATCCGATCACGGCTCCGAAGGTCGTCATGGATTTCGCCAAGACCAACGACAAGATCGTTGTTCTCGGTGGCGCCATGGGAACAACCACGCTCACCGCCGATGCAGTCAAGTCGCTTGCGACCCTGCCTTCGCTGGACGAGCTGCGTGCGAAGCTGCTGGGCATGATCCAGACACCGGCTACCCGTATCGCAGGTGTGGTACAGGCACCGGCAGCTCAGCTTGCCCGCGTGTTTGCGGCCTATGCAAAGAAGGACGAAGCCGCGTAA